The following are encoded in a window of Thunnus albacares chromosome 17, fThuAlb1.1, whole genome shotgun sequence genomic DNA:
- the slc16a5b gene encoding monocarboxylate transporter 6 isoform X2, which yields MTQAVEDQNQTPAPRHSQKDNALHRREGRNAAQCVKEAEKWSPESGLQHSDSEEQNEEDEQESTSCPTARQVGGLAQRSHLGAPDGGWGWVVLVATMLVLALTLAFPSCIGIFYTDLQTEFDASNTETSWVPAIMTAVLHAGGPLCSMLVERFGCRVTVMVGGLLSGLGMAVSALARTITDIYVTSGITGLGFCLSFQPSVTIMGHYFVRRRVFANALSSTGTALGLSSLPLIANILLSWFGWRGSFLILGGVLLNCCVCGAVMRPLGPPLGPNKPRHSQVLDKPNDFPLQQERKGLKDHIKTVLCGFLAFLHRHMAFDLLVSNARYRAFAVGVTWMMLGCVVPLVYLVPYATHNNMELDRAAFLMSVMGLVNIAVRPIAALVLGLPRFRGSSSFVYVFAGAVLLNGLSNCICGVSASFEVLLVYVMIFGLSMSVAGSLLYTVLMDTVEMSRFPSALGLLCMLESGTLLIGPPLAESFGNGC from the exons ATGACTCAGGCAGTGGAGGACCAGAACCAGACACCGGCCCCAAGACACAGTCAAAAGGATAATGCTTTACACCGGAGGGAAGGCAGAAATGCTGCTCAGTGTGTCAAGGAAGCAGAGAAGTGGAGTCCAGAGTCTGGACTGCAACACAGTGATTCAGAAGAGCAAAACGAAGAAGATGAGCAGGAGTCTACCTCTTGTCCCACTGCTCGGCAGGTGGGTGGCCTCGCTCAGCGCAGCCATCTGGGGGCACCCGATGGAGGTTGGGGCTGGGTGGTGCTGGTAGCCACTATGTTGGTTCTGGCTCTAACGCTGGCCTTCCCTTCATGCATTGGCATCTTCTACACAGACCTTCAAACAGAATTTGATGCCAGCAACACAGAAACCTCATGGGTGCCGGCTATCATGACGGCTGTGCTGCATGCTGGGG GTCCTTTATGCAGCATGTTGGTGGAACGTTTTGGCTGCCGGGTCACAGTGATGGTGGGTGGACTCTTGAGTGGACTTGGCATGGCGGTGTCTGCTCTCGCCAGGACCATTACTGATATTTACGTCACAAGCGGCATCACAG GGCTGGGCTTTTGCCTTTCTTTCCAGCCATCAGTGACTATCATGGGCCATTACTTTGTGCGCCGCCGTGTCTTCGCTAACGCCTTGTCATCCACCGGCACAGCTCTGGGCCTGAGCAGTTTACCCCTAATAGCCAACATCCTGCTCAGTTGGTTTGGCTGGCGTGGCAGCTTCCTGATTCTGGGCGGGGTGCTGCtaaactgctgtgtttgtggGGCAGTGATGAGACCCCTTGGCCCCCCATTGGGACCAAACAAACCCAGACACTCTCAGGTTCTGGATAAACCAAATGACTTCCCTTTGCAGCAGGAGAGAAAAGGCCTGAAAGACCATATAAAGACTGTTCTCTGTGGCTTTTTAGCATTTCTGCACAGACATATGGCCTTTGACCTTCTAGTGAGTAATGCTCGATACCGAGCTTTTGCAGTCGGTGTGACCTGGATGATGCTGGGCTGTGTGGTGCCTCTGGTCTATCTGGTGCCTTATGCTACTCACAATAACATGGAGCTAGACCGTGCTGCCTTCTTGATGTCTGTCATGGGCCTGGTGAACATCGCTGTGCGACCTATTGCTGCCCTCGTCCTGGGGCTGCCACGCttcagaggcagcagcagtTTTGTGTACGTGTTTGCTGGTGCTGTGCTTCTAAACGGGCTGAGTAACTGCATCTGTGGAGTGTCGGCCTCCTTCGAAGTTCTCCTGGTATACGTGATGATCTTCGGCCTGTCCATGAGTGTGGCAGGCTCGCTTCTCTACACTGTGCTGATGGACACGGTGGAGATGAGCCGCTTCCCCTCAGCCCTCGGACTCCTGTGCATGTTGGAGAGTGGAACGCTGCTTATTGGGCCACCTCtagcag